The window ACCGATGGAACCGGGACTAATATCCATCCGGATTCGATATCGGATGGGACAAATGTGTAAAGGATCAAAAAACATTACTACTAGTGTTGGTCGAAGATCAACGCTCCTAGTCCAGTCCATTCTTAACCACCATTTGCTTGACCTCGAATGTCCTCCCGCACCACCCTCGTGCGCCACGCACGGCCCCATACTCCAAGATCCCAGGCTAAAATAATTAACCAGCCAGCCGCCCATTCAGCGATCTTGGCCATTTGCATGCGTACCTGgctcgccggagctgctgcATAGAAAAAATAGTCGATACACCATTATCTGGGAAAATATATACTAGTTACACGAGGTGGCCAACCAATCCAGAGCTAAACACTAGCTACACGAGGTGGCTAAAATATTCGATCGTTCCAGAGCTCACATGAACCCTAATGATCGGGCTCGACTATAAGTACCCGCGCTAACAGCGTGATCAAGCATATCACAAGCAGCTGGCTAATCACTAGCTCGCTGATCAAGAGCTCTAACCACCTTAGCTAGTTATAGCTTGTTGGCTTAGCAGCTAGCAATGGCGTCCAAGGCGTTGGTGCTGTTCCTGGCCGTGAACCTGGTGCTGCTGGGCGTGGCCACGCCTGGGGCGTTCGGCACCACATGCCCCATCGACACGCTCAAGCTGGGCGTGTGCGTCGACTTGCTGACCCTCCTTAAGGCCAATCTAGGCGTGCCGCCCACGCAGCAGTGCTGCCCCCTCATCAGCGGGCTCGCCGACCTCGAGGCCGCCGCCTGCCTCTGCACCAACCTGATCCTCCCCGCCGACATCAGCCTCATCCTCAACTACTGCGGCAAGAGCCTGCCCTCCGGCTTCGTGTGCTGATCGATCATCGCCTCTAGACGTGTATGAATATACACGAGAGGCGGCCTTGCTTCCCGTTTGTTGCATGGTTTGCTTGCTCTTGTTTATTCCACGTGCCGGTGATGGGATCGGTTTGCCTGCAGTGCATGGTAGTAGCGCGCTAGCGCTGTTATCTTATTTGGATTTTCTCTACCTCATCTCTATGCTTTTGTTGTAATAATAAAGGGCCGGTACTCACTTGTGTGCCGGTGTTTCAATGAAGTTTCGTTTGCAGCTAAAATTCAGTGCTTTTATTTGGTCTGATTCTTGCTGTACAGGAGAGcaagtgtgtgtgtatatatatagtaggtCTATTTGATCCCCTAGGTATGAAATAAGctattccatacccgagccTACCTGTGCACCCGATCCGTTCCGCCGCTCCCGTTTTTCCTTGCCCCGACCCGCCCCGGTCTGACTCGCCCCCACCACCTTCTCCTCCGGAACCCACGACGCCCAGctccccaccccctcccccgcccGCAGCAACTACCGATcgaaccccgccgccgcctcccagaTGCGCGCCGTCGCCACCTCCGCCGGAACCCACGACGGCGGAcccctgcggccgccgccggccccccaGACACGCGCCATCGCCTCCTCCCCCGGACGCGCCCCCAATCCCATCGCCGTAACACCCTCATCCCGGCGCGTCTCGGCAACCTCGACCCTCGTGTCGTCCCGGCGAGGCACTGCACCGCCGGCTCCCGTACCGTCCCGACGAGGATGACCGCCTCCACGAGttgcggcacggcggcgcggcgagggccaGGCGCGTGCGGCGCGATGCGGGTCCTGGCGGCttagcgcgggggggggggggggggcagcgaGCGGCACGCGGGCGCAAGGAGCAGGGGCGGCACGCGGATGGTCTAGGCGCGGCGCCGTCCGGCTGCTCGCCCTGGCTGCTCGCGCGCCGTGACGGCGAGCCGTCCCGGTTTCCCCCTCTGCGGTAATACCTCCCACCACCCCCCCTTCGCACCCGGTGGCGCACAAGCGGTTTTCTTTCCCCCAGCTCGCGATCCGTTTCCCGACGCCGTCGGCCCCAGGTCAGTGCTGCCGCCGCTGTTGCCGTCGACCGCTGGCCCGAGTTGCGACCCGATCCACGTAATGAGCGGGAAGCCATCCATTGGCTCGCCGTTGTCCTTTCAGAGCTCCGCGAGGTCGCTCTgctctcgtcgtcgtcgccccaGGTCAGTACCTGCTGCAGTGCCGCCACTGCCGTTGCCGTTGACCGCCGGCTGGAGTCCTGCGACCTGATCCACCTAACGCATGGGACCTCACCCATCGGCCCCTGCCTTCCGCTCCGCTGAAGCTTCATCAGCATGGCGCCGACTGGCTCAAAAGGCAAGATTCACTGCGGCAGCTCGGCTCGTCATCGTCACCAGAAGCTGTCGATTTCTT is drawn from Panicum virgatum strain AP13 chromosome 1N, P.virgatum_v5, whole genome shotgun sequence and contains these coding sequences:
- the LOC120656743 gene encoding pEARLI1-like lipid transfer protein 1; translation: MASKALVLFLAVNLVLLGVATPGAFGTTCPIDTLKLGVCVDLLTLLKANLGVPPTQQCCPLISGLADLEAAACLCTNLILPADISLILNYCGKSLPSGFVC